The following proteins are co-located in the Anomalospiza imberbis isolate Cuckoo-Finch-1a 21T00152 chromosome 1, ASM3175350v1, whole genome shotgun sequence genome:
- the FKBP14 gene encoding peptidyl-prolyl cis-trans isomerase FKBP14 — MAAVLLLCSALLCAALGCAGAALIPPAADVKVEVLHKPFLCHRRTKWGDMMLVHYEGYLERDGSMFHSTHKHNNGQPMWFTLGIREALKGWDRGLKDMCVGEKRKLTIPPALAYGKEGKGKIPPESTLIFNIDLLEIRNGPRSHESFQEMDLNDDWKLSKQEVKIYLKKEFEKHGAVVNDTQHDALVEDIFDKEDEDSDGFISAREFTYKHDEL, encoded by the exons ATGGCggcggtgctgctgctgtgctccgCCCTGCTGTGCGCGGCGCTGGGCTGCGCGGGCGCGGCGCTGATCCCCCCCGCGGCCGACGTGAAAGTGGAGGTGCTGCACAAGCCTTTCCTCTGCCACAGGAGGACCAAGTGGGGGGACATGATGCTGGTTCACTACGAGGGCTACTTGGAGAGGGACGGCTCCATGTTTCACTCGAC tcACAAGCATAACAATGGTCAACCTATGTGGTTTACACTTGGCATAAGGGAAGCTCTCAAAGGCTGGGACAGAGGGTTGAAGGACATGTGTGTGGGAGAGAAACGGAAGCTGACTATTCCACCAGCCCTTGCTTatggaaaagaagggaaag GAAAAATTCCACCTGAGAGCACACTGATTTTCAACATTGACCTTCTAGAAATTAGAAATGGACCAAGGTCTCATGAGTCATTCCAAGAGATGGATCTTAATGATGACTGGAAACTATCCAAGCAAGAG GTGAAAATTTACTTGaagaaagaatttgaaaagcaTGGAGCAGTGGTAAATGACACCCAGCATGATGCTTTGGTTGAAGACATATTTGATAAAGAGGATGAAGACAGTGATGGGTTTATATCTGCAAGGGAATTCACGTACAAGCATGATGAGCTGTAG